In a genomic window of Magnolia sinica isolate HGM2019 chromosome 14, MsV1, whole genome shotgun sequence:
- the LOC131226287 gene encoding flotillin-like protein 2: MTMSFKVAKASEYLVITGARIPDIKLARKAWVWPGQRCTRVSISPVNYSVQVHAMSSDKLQFLLPAVFTIGPRTDDMAYLLKYVKLMPPSSSAKIFKAHIAELVNGIIQGEACVLAASMTIEEIVKGTKQFKHEVFDKIQLELNHFGLFVYNANVKELVDTDGRCYFYNLTQKIQSEAACNAMLNAHEADTRGKMEMKCREAKVIQNAARYDMETSSFVAHQLAEGRKEEKRVKTDVKVFKNGLDGDLADSVANLDGHRAVAIGRAKKTQMEAQKANAIREAELQLELEKKAALVVMEKLRAELLNKATVEFEAKIQETNSKFFQQQKYTDALFYAE, encoded by the coding sequence ATGACCATGAGCTTCAAGGTGGCGAAAGCTTCTGAATACCTTGTCATCACCGGGGCGCGGATCCCCGACATCAAGCTAGCTAGGAAGGCGTGGGTGTGGCCCGGCCAGCGCTGCACTCGTGTCAGCATCTCGCCCGTCAATTACTCAGTCCAGGTCCATGCAATGAGCTCCGACAAGCTCCAATTCCTCCTCCCGGCCGTGTTCACGATTGGGCCCCGCACCGACGACATGGCCTACCTCCTTAAGTACGTCAAGCTCATGCCACCGTCGTCATCCGCAAAGATATTCAAGGCCCATATCGCTGAGCTTGTCAACGGCATCATACAAGGGGAGGCCTGCGTGCTAGCGGCATCGATGACGATAGAGGAGATCGTCAAGGGTACTAAACAGTTCAAACAtgaggtgtttgataaaatccaATTAGAACTCAACCATTTCGGGCTATTTGTGTACAATGCCAATGTCAAGGAGCTTGTTGACACCGACGGGAGATGCTACTTCTACAATCTAACACAAAAAATTCAGTCCGAGGCCGCTTGCAATGCAATGCTGAATGCCCATGAGGCGGACACGAGGGGGAAAATGGAAATGAAGTGTAGAGAGGCGAAGGTTATCCAAAATGCGGCCCGGTACGATATGGAGACATCAAGctttgtggcccaccagcttgctGAGGGGAGGAAGGAGGAGAAGAGGgtgaagacagatgtgaaggtGTTCAAGAACGGGCTCGACGGAGACCTCGCCGACTCAGTGGCCAATCTCGACGGCCATAGGGCTGTCGCGATTGGGCGGGCCAAGAAGACCCAGATGGAGGCCCAGAAGGCCAACGCAATCCGTGAGGCTGAGCTGCAGCTCGAGCTCGAGAAGAAGGCGGCACTCGTAGTCATGGAGAAGCTCCGAGCCGAGCTGCTGAATAAGGCAACTGTCGAATTCGAGGCGAAGATTCAAGAAACGAATTCCAAGTTCTTCCAACAGCAGAAGTACACCGACGCACTCTTCTACGCTGAGTAG